The stretch of DNA AGCCCGCAAACATCCGTTACCGATGAAAGCGTAATTCAAGAAATCGAAAAACAACTCCAATTAAAATAAGGAAACTCATTCTAGTAAAATTGTGTTAAGTGATTTGCTGCAACTTAACTTGAATGTGAACTTCGCGTACAGTAACGTATGGAAAACTCTCTAAAGAAGGCATATCTTCTTACTTTCCTTTTGGTGTGTTGTTGCTGCTCGGCAAATCTTTTTGCACAAGCAAAATTTTACGCCTCTGCCAATAAGCAAGTGCCGGTAAACCAACACTTTCAAGTAAACTTCACATTAGAAAATGGAGAAACCCGCGGTTTCAAACCTCCTGTATTCAACGACTTTCAAGTACTAAGTGGTCCAAACACTTCGCAAAGTATGAGTTATATCAACGGAAGTTTATCTAGCTCCGTAACTTATTCTTTTATACTCCGACCTAAAAAAGAAGGCTCATTTAAAATTGGCAAAGCATCTGTAAATGTAGGAGGAGCAAATTTAGAATCAAATGAACTAAGCATTGAAGTAACGAAAGCTGTGCAACAGCAAGCACAACAACAGCAACGCAGAGGCTTTAATCCGTTCGGATTTCCAGATCCGTTTGAAGACGACCCATTTTTTAGCGACCCATTTGAACAACAAGAAGCAGAACCCACAACTCCTGCCACCAACGAAGCCGATGTTCAAAAAGACATTAAAAAAAACACATTACTGCGCATTGTATTGAGCGACAACTCTGTGTACCAAGGCGAACAATTAACAGCCACTTTGCGGTTGTATTTTAGCTACAGCCTAGGCAATTTGCAACTCACCAAAGCAATGGGTTTAGAAGGTTTTTGGAATCAAGAAATACAGATAGATCCCAACCTGCGTCCGCGCGTAGAAGAATACAACGGAAAAAAGTATCATGTTGTAGATATTCAAAAATACACGCTGTTTCCACAACGAAGCGGCACACTAAAGCTTAGTGCTGCCGAAATTTCGGCAGTGGCACAAGTGCAAGTGCGCAGCAATAGAAGAAGCATGTGGAGCATGTTTGGTATGGATATTCAAAATGTACCCTTTAAGCTTACCAGCAACGAAGCATCTGTACAAGTAAAAGAATTGCCTACTGCCGAAAAACCTGCATCCTTCAATGGAGCTGTTGGTGAGTACACCTTTAGCACAAAACTATCTGCTCCGGCAACCAAAACCGATGAACCGGTTACACTCTCTGCTATTGTTTCCGGAAAAGGGAACATAAAATTTGTTGATTTAAACAAACCGCAACTACCCGATGGTTTTGAAGTGTACGACCCTAAACTAAAAGAAAGCATTACCAATAACGAAGGTGGTTTCAGCGGCTCCAAACAATATGACTTTTTAATAATTCCACGCCAACCGGGCAACTATAAAATTCCAGCCACAGAGTTTTCCTTCTTCAATCCCAAAACACAAAAATATACCATACTAAAATCACAAGAGTTTTCGCTCAATGTTACAGGCGAACCTTCCGGCACCACCACTGCTGTGCTACCAAGTGTAACAGCTAAAAGCGGGGTAAGCAGTTTGGGGCAAGATATCCGCTACATTAAAACCTCTATGCCAAACTATGAAGCAGATAAGAAATTATTCCCTGCAAGCGTTGGATTTGGTGCAGCATTTGCTTCGCCATTGTTTTTACTTGTAGCACTTGTTTTTGTAAAAAGAAGAAACAGCGCACTCGGCAAAGACATTATAGGTACTAAACGCAGAAAAGCTCTTTCCGTTGCTCGCAAACGACTTGCCACCGCAGATAAACACGAGAAACAAGGCAGCAAAAAAGAGTTTTACGATGAAGTAAGCCGCGCTACATGGGGCTACTTGGCCGATAAACTTTCCATAGAAATGAGTGCTTTAAACAAAGAAAATGTAGGAGAAAAGCTAACAGCAAAAAATGTAAAACCTGCCACACAGCAGCATTTAAACAAACTGTTGCACACCTGCGAAATTGCACTATACGCCCCCGTGAGCGAAGTAGGCGAAATGCGCGAAAACTATACCGATGCACTCAACCTTATTGCCGATTTAGAAGATGAAATTAAAGGATAACAATTACCATTAACCACAGTTCTGAAGAATAAGAAATGACTATAATAAAAAGTGCTTGTTGCTATTTGTCCAAGATAATGTTGGGCACTTTTACACTTGCCATGTATACGCTTGCTGCACATGCAAGCAATAAAGATCTGTTTACCGCAGCCAATGCAGCCTACCAAAACAATAACTATCAACTTGCCGAAAATTTATACGACTCTATCTTAAAAACGGGCGTAAGCAATGTCGCATTACACTACAATCTTGGCAACTGCTATTTTAAAACCAACCAAATAGGCAAAAGCATCCTACACTACGAAAAAGCCCTCACCTTTGAACCCGAAGATGAAGACATCTTACACAATCTTAAACTTGCCAACACCAAAATTGCAGACCATATTCTTACCGTACCCGAACTAAAAATTGTAAGTTGGTGGAAACAGTTTGTAAAAACTTTCAATTCTAATGGCTGGGGAGCCTTTGCCATTGGCTTTGCATGGACAGCATTGGCATTCTTTGCACTCTATTTATTCACAGGCTTCAAAACAAGCGGTATGGTATTGGGAATTATCTTCACCATACTTTCATTAAGTTCCTTTGCATTAAGACAAAAAGTGAGCCGCTGCGAAACTAAACCCAACACAGCCATTTTAATTACTGCTTCTACCTATGTAAAAAGTGCGCCCGACCAAGGCAGTACCGATTTATTTGTTATTCATGAAGGAATAAAAGTACAAGTAAAAGATCGCGTAAGCGATTGGTGCAAAATTCGCCTGAGTGATGGAAAAGCAGGCTGGGTTGAAAAACAACAACTAGGCTTTATTTAAGCACTATTGCATACTTGCAATAAAATCATCGAAAAGATAACGCGAATCGTGCGGGCCGGGAGAACTTTCGGGGTGATACTGTACGCTAAATGCTTTGGCATTCTTAATACGAATTCCTTCAATAGTATTATCGTTTAAATTGATGTGCGTTACTTCTACGGTATTGCTCTTTTCAATTGCATCGCGGCTAACTTCAAAACCATGATTTTGCGATGTAATTTCACTTTTACCCGTTAATAGATTTTTAACGGGATGGTTGGCACCTCTATGGCCGTGGTGCATTTTAAATGTGGGAATACCATTTGCCAATGCCAATAATTGATGCCCCAAGCAAATACCGAAAAACGGCTTACCCGATGCTTGCAGCTGTTTAACAGTTTCTATTGCATAAGGCATAGAAGATGGATCCCCGGGACCATTAGAAACAAAAATACCATTGGGCTTCCATGCCAATAGCTCTTCTGCAGCCGTAGTTACCGGAAATACTTTGGCGTACACACCTCTTTCGGTTAGGCAATTCAATATGTTTGCCTTGATACCACAATCGAGCACTGCTACTTTTAAAGGTGCATTTTCGTTACCTGCAAAATATATTTCTTTGGTGCTTACTTCTTTTGCCAAATCTAAGCCGCTCATATCTGGCACACTGTTAAGTTGGGCTTTCAACTGCTGCACATCATCTGTTTCGCTGCTAATAATGCAATTCATAGCACCCGATTTTCTAATATGCACAACTAAAGCACGTGTGTCAATATCCGAAATGCCGCTAATACCATTTTCTTCTAAATAAGTTTGTAGCGAGGCCGATGCCGTCTGCCTTGAATATGCCTTAGCTGTAAACTTTTTGCATATTAAACCTGCAATTTTTATTGCACCGGATTCAACTTCGGCTTGGTGCGTACCGTAATTACCGATATGGTCGTTGGTCATTACAACAATTTGCCCGAAATACGATGGATCGGTAAAAATTTCTTGATACCCGGTCATACTTGTATTAAAACAAATTTCTCCGGTGGTGGTTCCTATTTTTCCTAATGCTTTTCCTGTAAATACGGTGCCATCTTGTAGAACCAAAACGGCATTTTGCGGTGTTGCGTTATTAGACATTTCGGAACGCGAAGGTAATTTGATTATTGAAAGGTTCAAATGGTGTTTATATCTTGTGGATTTATCTGCTTCCACACTCGTTGCAACTGCTTGCAATTATTGCTGCCTGTGAATTTGCTTGCGGATAAACTTAGGGCGCTTCTTAACCTCCTCTATAATTTTTCCTTGATATTCACCAATTACAGAAATAGCGAGCATGTTTAAACCGCCAAAGAATAATATAAGCACAATAATAGTTGTAACGCCATGCGGTGTTCCGGGCAATAGAAAGTACAATGCAATTTGTACCAAAATAGCTAAGAACGAAAAACCCGTAAGCAGCCATCCAATGTAAGTAAGCAACTCTAATGGCACAAAACTGAAACTAAAAATTGCTTTGCGTGCCCATCCAATATTTTTGCGCCAATTGTTGGTAGTTACCCCAAACATTCTTTCGGGGCGCACATAGTTTACGCCTGTTTGCTTAAAGCCAACCCAAGCTCGCAAGCCCCGCAAAAACTGGTCGGTTTCGGGCATTTTAATAAGTTCATTCACCACCTTTCTATCCATCATGCTAAAGTCTCCGGCATCTACCGGAATTGGCACATAGCTTACACTTCTAAAAATGCGATAGAATATTTTGTAGAACAACGCTAATTGCTGGCTTCCTTCGCGCGCTACTCTTCTGCCATATACCACATCGAAACCTTTTACATATTCTTCATAAAACTTCTCAATCATTTCTGGCGGGTCTTGCAAATCGCCATCGAGCAGCACTACTGCATCTCCGGTAGAAATTTCCATACCGGAAAGAAATGCACTTTGGGAACCGAAGTTGCGAGAGTGCTCAATTGCAATAACATGGTCATCGGCTTGTACAATTCCTGCCAATACTTCTGCGGTATTATCGGGGCTGCAATCGTTCACAAAAATAATTTCGTAATCCACCATTATTTTTTTGAAAGTAGCCGAAAGCCTTTCGTACATTATTGGAATGGCTTGTGCATCTTTATAGCAGGCAATAATTGCGGTAATTTTATGGCGAATTTTATCTTGAACTAACTTCTTTTCGTACAGTGGTTTCGAATATGCTTTTAGCCACTCTGCAGTAGCAAGCAGACCTTGCTCCAACGAAGTTTCGCTTTGCCAATTGAGCAATTGCTTTGCTAAAGAGGCATCGCCATACCAATCTTTCAAATCCCATTTTCTATTAGGGAAATCGCCCCAATGCGGCTCTCCCGGGATATTGAATACCTGCTTAGCAGTATTGGCAATATCGCGAATGGTGGTTTTAATACCGG from Chitinophagales bacterium encodes:
- a CDS encoding protein BatD; its protein translation is MENSLKKAYLLTFLLVCCCCSANLFAQAKFYASANKQVPVNQHFQVNFTLENGETRGFKPPVFNDFQVLSGPNTSQSMSYINGSLSSSVTYSFILRPKKEGSFKIGKASVNVGGANLESNELSIEVTKAVQQQAQQQQRRGFNPFGFPDPFEDDPFFSDPFEQQEAEPTTPATNEADVQKDIKKNTLLRIVLSDNSVYQGEQLTATLRLYFSYSLGNLQLTKAMGLEGFWNQEIQIDPNLRPRVEEYNGKKYHVVDIQKYTLFPQRSGTLKLSAAEISAVAQVQVRSNRRSMWSMFGMDIQNVPFKLTSNEASVQVKELPTAEKPASFNGAVGEYTFSTKLSAPATKTDEPVTLSAIVSGKGNIKFVDLNKPQLPDGFEVYDPKLKESITNNEGGFSGSKQYDFLIIPRQPGNYKIPATEFSFFNPKTQKYTILKSQEFSLNVTGEPSGTTTAVLPSVTAKSGVSSLGQDIRYIKTSMPNYEADKKLFPASVGFGAAFASPLFLLVALVFVKRRNSALGKDIIGTKRRKALSVARKRLATADKHEKQGSKKEFYDEVSRATWGYLADKLSIEMSALNKENVGEKLTAKNVKPATQQHLNKLLHTCEIALYAPVSEVGEMRENYTDALNLIADLEDEIKG
- a CDS encoding tetratricopeptide repeat protein, whose protein sequence is MTIIKSACCYLSKIMLGTFTLAMYTLAAHASNKDLFTAANAAYQNNNYQLAENLYDSILKTGVSNVALHYNLGNCYFKTNQIGKSILHYEKALTFEPEDEDILHNLKLANTKIADHILTVPELKIVSWWKQFVKTFNSNGWGAFAIGFAWTALAFFALYLFTGFKTSGMVLGIIFTILSLSSFALRQKVSRCETKPNTAILITASTYVKSAPDQGSTDLFVIHEGIKVQVKDRVSDWCKIRLSDGKAGWVEKQQLGFI
- the carA gene encoding glutamine-hydrolyzing carbamoyl-phosphate synthase small subunit, whose product is MSNNATPQNAVLVLQDGTVFTGKALGKIGTTTGEICFNTSMTGYQEIFTDPSYFGQIVVMTNDHIGNYGTHQAEVESGAIKIAGLICKKFTAKAYSRQTASASLQTYLEENGISGISDIDTRALVVHIRKSGAMNCIISSETDDVQQLKAQLNSVPDMSGLDLAKEVSTKEIYFAGNENAPLKVAVLDCGIKANILNCLTERGVYAKVFPVTTAAEELLAWKPNGIFVSNGPGDPSSMPYAIETVKQLQASGKPFFGICLGHQLLALANGIPTFKMHHGHRGANHPVKNLLTGKSEITSQNHGFEVSRDAIEKSNTVEVTHINLNDNTIEGIRIKNAKAFSVQYHPESSPGPHDSRYLFDDFIASMQ
- a CDS encoding NAD-dependent epimerase/dehydratase family protein produces the protein MQLSEKIKFQVQQLEGPILIIGAGGFIGANLFRSVFAQRKDVYATTSKPFIPWRLDDIPAKHILHCNIIKKQEVEQLFSQFQFKTIFDLAAYGAYSKQSDVELIHETNYTGLLHLLETASRYSVKAFIHAGSSSEYGLNCVAPKESDELLPNSHYAVTKASAAHMIKFYGTIKEMPVLNLRYYSVFGAYEEPDRLIPTLIKKALQQEFPPLVQPEISRDFVYVDDAVLATLMAANSNFSQTAGKSINIASGIKTTIRDIANTAKQVFNIPGEPHWGDFPNRKWDLKDWYGDASLAKQLLNWQSETSLEQGLLATAEWLKAYSKPLYEKKLVQDKIRHKITAIIACYKDAQAIPIMYERLSATFKKIMVDYEIIFVNDCSPDNTAEVLAGIVQADDHVIAIEHSRNFGSQSAFLSGMEISTGDAVVLLDGDLQDPPEMIEKFYEEYVKGFDVVYGRRVAREGSQQLALFYKIFYRIFRSVSYVPIPVDAGDFSMMDRKVVNELIKMPETDQFLRGLRAWVGFKQTGVNYVRPERMFGVTTNNWRKNIGWARKAIFSFSFVPLELLTYIGWLLTGFSFLAILVQIALYFLLPGTPHGVTTIIVLILFFGGLNMLAISVIGEYQGKIIEEVKKRPKFIRKQIHRQQ